The genomic DNA CAAGCCATACtaactcatcttctcccttcaCTTAGACAAAGTCAGTACTCCCATTCATTCTTCTAGCCCGTCTATATCGATCTGACGACATGTATAGgaagctttcttctcccttctcgaTGAATATTTCGCATCCCGCCCTCATCTcgctccttcctcatccagTGGTCCAACAGTAGCCAGTCTGACAAAGCTCATCCCACCTTCGCGATCTGCCAATCCTCCTACACCCTCATCACCCAattatccatcttcatctccagcCATACAGTCTGGTGGGGTGGGGTCGACCGAAGAAAAACCAGATATGGCCCAAAgattcatatcttcttcaatcaAATTAGGAACGAAGGGGACTAAAACTGGTATAGGAGCTATATCGAAGAATAAGGATGCGATGGACCTGTTGGGTAAAGTCGGTGCGGCGGGGATGGTCAAGGGTGCGAATAACAGATTGAATTCCCCTCCACCTGTCGAGGGAGGAGCGACGATAGAGGAAGTTACGGTGGTCGAAGAACGGAAGGGCAAGACGCCTGCTCCCCTGCCTAGTaagaaaggtggtgtagCGGGGTTGGTATCTGGaagggtgagttgaaatTCTCCAGTGGACAGATGATAGAAACAACCAACATCATTCGTTGCGGTCCTATTGATTGTGATGCAAGATGCTCATGCTAATATTACTATTATGAGGTCAGTCATTCGGTCATGTAGACACATCCAGCAGGATGTCAGCGTTTACCAGCATGTGGAAAGATCCTCATAAGGGTGAGTGCGATTCCGATATCCATTCATACTGCTCAACGTGACCATGGATGGTTCAGGCAGCTAATGAGAGATCTTTGGTATACTCGTATCACAGCCCAGCAACCGACCGTCGACCAACACGTCCCACCCGCCCTGACCAACAAGCGCACTTCGATGCCTCCGCCTATAAGACGTGATGGCTCGGGCTCATCAGCTAATCTTAGATTACCACATGAGGAGGAGCCGGCTCAACCTCAGGCTCAGGCATTGTACGATTATGCAGGTTCGGTGAGTCATCGTCATGTTGCTCAAGTGAGAGACATCGCCACCGGTACACTGCTAATCAATCGGTATCTTATAGGATACAACGGATCTCAATGTCCAGGCGGACCAAATTGTTAATCTAATCGAAAAGACCTCGGCGGACTGTAAGTCTCTAAATCGCTATCAACGATTACTGATCATCTTGCTGATATTGGGACCAATTGACAGGGTGGACATgcgaagatgggaatgggacgAGAGGTCTCGTACCTGCAACGTATCTCAAGGAATTGTAAACCTCAACCCGAAGTACATTTGTACATCATGGTGCGGTATAGTGCACCTACCACTTGTATCTCTTGACAAAGGATCCTATAGGCGGCTGAAACTTTCACAATTACTTACACCGTTTTGAATCACGCACTATCAACATAGATAAGGGTCTGCTCGATCGAGTGTAACATCAATGATACTGACTAGTTGATATCATGGCACTAATTCGAAATTCCTGGCTCCTCAATACATATCCTTTGTGCGATCGTCCTTCAAGTCCGAACCATTCACGCATTCCTCAGAACAGCGGTCGTTGACAATGGCCCATCACGCGATGGTGGCAGTTCCTCCATGACCTGTTTGTTTCACGGGTATCGCTCCTCAACGCAACGCAACGTCTGAACATCCCATACAAGCTGACTACTTTTGTCGTCCGCCATCACACATCATTGAGTTTGTGTCACAACTGACCAACCCTTTGTCCTCATGTATCGAAACTCAtgctctttccatcttcagaAACAGGTGATGATGTCAATTGAATGTCAGATTAGAATAATACTGTTACAGTATACTCAAATAGGAATTGAGCTGTTCATATAGAGTGATAAAGAATTTCGCCACTCGACATTATTCGGAGACAACCATTACTTCTCTCTCGTGCACTGATTCCAtttccaatccatccattcacACCCCGATGTATCCATATTATCACGGTTCCTCATGGTCCacccaatcttcttcttcacaaTATCCCAATAACCTCCACTCGAGCCTCTGGACCAGTCAACCTTCACAAACTGAATTTGGCATATCCTCTCACTCTTACTCCggggaagaggaacagcCACCGCCCTTACTTCCTAGACCAAGACCAGCTTATCTCGGTATGAGCTCATCCCAGGGGAGTCAACAGTCCGCTATACGTTTGCAGACTTTTAGAAGTGACGTAACAGGGTCATCCGACTACAACTCAAAATCAGTGTATAATCAAGAAGGAAAGCGATCACGAAGGTATAAAAATGGCGGCGGATATACTCCTCCGTCTATGATGAGCTACCAACGACCTGTGCAGTCCCACTCAGGTAACTCCAGCATATCGGCCCACAGCATCAGTAAGGCTCCGCACAGTAAACACAGAAACACATGTTCATCAAATGGAACTTTGGGTAAAGATGCTCGTGAAATAATGGGATTAACAGCCACTGCCGGTATTCTAGGAGGAATGACAGGAGGTATAGCCCTTTCGGGAGCTGAAGGTGCAGACGAACGAGATGATAGAGAGGGTAATCCTTCACGAAATCTTAATCTGAATCCTGGTTATAATCCAGGTCTCAATACCTATAGCCCTGGCGGCGGGGCTGGAGATGGAGACAGTGACGGAGGCAGTGATTGTTGTGGAGATTGGTGCGGTGATGGCgatggttgttgttgctgttgtggTGATTGTGGGGATTGCAGTGGATGCGGTGAGGGTGGAGGTTGCTTCTAACCTGAATCATTGAATTAGCTTTGAACTTGTCATGTGTTAATGTATTCCTCAATTTTGATGTGAAATCTGACTTGAAGTGAATGAGTGAAGGCAAGCAAAAGGTGGGAAGGGTTTCTTTCATAACATGATCATGAGTGCATATGCATGTGCAGATTATATAAACATTTATCGTGGTATTCCCGTAAAAATCATATACAGTGCAAAGAGCTGAATTGATTATCCCATGTTGAGGAAAGGTAAATAGTATCATTACTCCTCAAAAGCAAATGCACCAACACCCGCCagaccttcttccctccccAACATCCCCATACCCTTgaccacctccatcttcctaCTATGCCAACCGACATTACTTCCCACTTTCCCATTACTCTCGCTCAGGTGATTTAACCATTTCCTTCTCGGATCCTGACGTGGTAAGTGTCTCACAAATTCCCATCCCTCTTTACCTTCAATATCACCGTCTAATCTACGCCATCCGCACGACAAGTCGACATAccatcctctacctcctttTGATCTTACCACTTGCCATTCTCCATTTGGTGTGATACTCCTTCTGATGTTGGGCGAAAGTTCCAATACGCGTAATCGAGTTGGACCAGGATTGAGATTGGGTCCTTGCAGTGCACCTGAAATACTCAAGTTGGACAGAGAGAATGGGACGGTAGTCAATGGATTGATAAGTCTCGCATGGAGTTCCAAGGTAAGTTGTAGAGGTGATAAAGATGGATCGAGAGATGAGGTAGTAGCTGTACCGGTAAGTGTAAGAATTTCGACGTTCGGGGCGACGTTTAATAGGAACTCAGCGATAGGAGGTAGACTGAGGGTAGGTATATGTGATAAACCCAGACTGATCAAGCTTGGTTGTTTGGGGAAGACTTCTCTGGATAAATGGGCAGGAGTGAACCGAGCTGAAGATAGATCGAGATACCTCAATCGCCCAGATTTGATACATGGAGCTTCAGTGATGAGTCGCATGAGATCGTTCTGCTCGATGACATTTCCCTGAGTGGGGTTGACAAACAAGTTGAGGTCGACGAGATCACGGGCGGCGGGACATCGGCAGAGGAAATCGACGATGATCTGAGGGTCGAGTCGAGGACATCGGGCCAAGCTCAACGAGGTGAGTCGTAACGACCGGGGGCATCTCTCAGTGAGGTAGGCAAGGAGATCTGAGGGTACGCGAGTACCGGATAAGTCGAGGTGGGTGAGGTTGGGACAGGCAAAGACGAGACCGGTAATCACAGATGGCTCCAGTCTTGTACAAGCTCTGAGTGATAATCTTCGCAATGCTCTGAACTTCGGTACCTTCCTCTTTGGTcgatgagcatgagcatcactctcatcctcagTCACTTCGGGAGTAGTGTATCCACCGTGTCTACCTCTATGTCTTCCTCTCGATCGCTCACGACCTCGATCATCGTCTGTCGCAGAATCTTCGTCTGGCATAAGCCAGGTGTCGAAGAACCGGTTCATCGCCTCCGTATAATTGTTAGAGACACAGCCGGTCAAGTCGAGCGCCTCGAGAGGGGTGAACATtgacctccttctccacttttcatcttcagttTCATCCTCGTATGGAGCGTAGGTTGGACGAGGGGGATCAAGCTGATCGTAGTCCGATCCAGCAAGGGATTGTGCTGGCCCAACAGATAATGACCGTACTCGTGAAAGGGATTTTGATGGGGAATGGTAGCGGGGCTTTCGATATCCACGGAAAAAGAGTTCTTCAATAACAGGATAGCTAAGCGCAGAGTCGACATATTCTGTCATACAGAGAGATACCAGATTGGGAGCGTTCTAAGACAGGCTATTAGCTGCGGAGATCATACACATAAAActgaactcactttgataactccttccaatctaccaCCGGTGACGAATCTCCCTCTGACGGCTTCCTCCTGACTACGTCTACTTCCTATCGTCCTGAAGTTGGTAAAGCTCAGATGTCGGATATATGGACCAGGCGGGGGCAACAAATCAGGATTGACAttttctttctgttctgCCGTCCCCCTTGCAGTGATGACGGGACTTTTCATTTCTGCAAGCCCTCTCAGGGGAGTTATCTCATCTTGCACTTCGTCAagttcatcctcatctacatcgTCGTAGTGGTGTGCTTTCGACAAACTTGTCTGACGTCTGAGAAAATCACTCCCACCAGCGATGTTCGAACTGTTGCTTCTGCTTCGCGTGAGAACCGATGAGATGCTCTCCGTATCGAAATTGACAGTTCGACGGGGACTTCTCGATCGACCCCGAAGCCTGGAAGTCGTTTTCAGTGCGGTTGGACCGGGATGAGAAACGCCTCGTAcgagaggtggtggataaGTTGAGGAAGGATCAAAGTATGAtgtagaggaggaagatacaGGGTGAGGTGAAGAGTTCCTCGATCCAGGGGGAGTAAGGAGTTCACGGATGTGGGAAGGCTGAGGTGGAGAGTAGGATAAAGGAGGACTACTAGTGAGATCACCATAAGGGTTAGGGTAgacagaagaaggtgggGTTGAGATATAATTTGAAAATCCACTGGAGATGGTTGCAGGAGCCTTGTGAGCTTCGGGTCCAGATATTGGGATAGGTTCGGAGGCGGTCGAAGCGGTTTGGGTAACAGTGCTTGGACCAGCTTCAGGCATGACTTCCTCGATCTCTACGATTTCCTCCGTCAGTGCGTTGACTATTGCTAGCCACCCTCTGCCAGTCTGCACATCTACATCCTCCCATAACCATGGTCGGGCAGCTTCCAAAGCGCGTGAGGACGACCTAGTCATGAGAgagaggagttgaagatgacTTTGAGGGAGTGGAGGAGTCGGATCAACATTGTGTATGACATCGATCTGAGGGACGGAGGTTGGTTcggaaggtggaggaggagctACGAAGGGCGGGTGAATGAGAGAGGCTATGTTGGAGAGAACATCGAGGGGAAGAGAAACGCCTGTAGATTCCTCGGGTAAAGTCGTGACCATGGTGGGTGGCGAGGGAGGTTTATTGATCTATTAGTGTTGTTTTCGACAGGGGAGATGGATGTACTTTTCggaggagagaaggggaaTTGCTCGTGACTTATATTATAAGGTGATAATATGTTTGTTTATGTAGAAATGAATGAAGAGGTCCAGTGTTGAAAACAAAAACAGTGAAATCATGTGATGGTTAAGGTTAGTTAACAattgaaaatgaaaatatGCCAAGTTCGGTTAAGTCCTGGCTGCTAGGTGGTCCATGCGTCCGCATATCTCGCCAATCAACTCATCAGAGTACATATATAAACATGGTGATTGCATGAAATCATGGTACTtttctatatctatatctattATCTATGCTATGAACACTGGTGCAAGACCGTATGGATGTATGTATTTGAGTTTGTTTTATCTAAGAGCTACATGATGTTTGTTTCTTTGTTCTTCGGAGCGAAGAATTCTTATAAACCTTGAACCAAAGCTTTGGGAGGTAATCCTTCATAAGAGATTTGGTAGACTTTCTCGAACAATGGGTAAGCGTGTGTCCTCTTTCTCGCTCTCAAGAAGTTGTGGACCTCTTCGGCTGTGGCTGTTCCTTGTAATTTCTGACCGTTGAGCAATTTCTTCTCGATAACGTCGAATGGTTGACCTGTCTTTGCGAATTCCTCTGCGCActttctgtttcttcctcCGTAACATGTCGTGATCAAATCGGCAATACCAGCGGATTCATTGGAGAACCTAGATTGGTGGAGTCAATTCCGAATGTCAGTATCAGGGGCGGGCGCAAAGGATGGTCCGgacaatcaatcaaaggaCCCGACGACCATCAATTCGGCTAAAAAGGCGATCAAACAATCAAACTTACGTCTCCCTTTGACTTCCCGCAAAGAACTCCATGCAGAACTCAATCATCTCGCTCAGACCAATCCTCAAAATAGCAGCTTTGGTATTTCCACCGAGCCCTAATCCATCTACAAATCCAGCAGCAAGAGCGACAATGTTTTTCAATGCTCCACCGAGAGACACACCATTCACATCTTCCACAGCGTTGACTCGGAAGGTGGGAGCGTGGAAGACTGCTGACCAGAGTAAGGAGTCTGTGTGGGTTGGACAACCGATGGTGGTCTCGCAGAATTGACCCATTGCGACTGTACATAAACGGAGAGACATCAGTATAAGGTTTAATCTCGAAGAAAACATCAATCAGAGGCGACTCACCCTCCAAGGCGATGTTAGCTCCACTTAGAGCTGAACAGGGTGTGCCGACTCTTCCTTCGATGAGACTTGCAAAAGTTTCAATATCAGTTCCGTTGACTTCTACACCCTTGATGGCTGAGATGGCTCGAGCTTGAGGGTGGAGAACACCAGGTTTGCTCAATTCACCCAGTACGGTGTGAAGGAATTGATGAGGTACGACAAAAACGATCAAAGTCGCATCTTTGACGACATCTTTCAAATGGGGTGTAGCGACGAGGTTTTTGGGCAATTTGATGTCTGGTAAGTATCGAgagttgaggtgagttctgttgatgatgtgagtgagggGTTTTCCATTTACCTATGATCATTCGCCTCTATCAGCACAGTCGTTCCTCTTAATCG from Kwoniella mangroviensis CBS 8507 chromosome 1 map unlocalized Ctg02, whole genome shotgun sequence includes the following:
- a CDS encoding glycerol-3-phosphate dehydrogenase (NAD(+)) encodes the protein MSAQSTAPSTPDVARDFSDLEISSTVTTPAATRPSSPIPAALPPSPLASGKHKICVIGSGSWGTALAKIAAENAWKRNDEFHSEVRMWVREKIVNGKPLTHIINRTHLNSRYLPDIKLPKNLVATPHLKDVVKDATLIVFVVPHQFLHTVLGELSKPGVLHPQARAISAIKGVEVNGTDIETFASLIEGRVGTPCSALSGANIALEVAMGQFCETTIGCPTHTDSLLWSAVFHAPTFRVNAVEDVNGVSLGGALKNIVALAAGFVDGLGLGGNTKAAILRIGLSEMIEFCMEFFAGSQRETFSNESAGIADLITTCYGGRNRKCAEEFAKTGQPFDVIEKKLLNGQKLQGTATAEEVHNFLRARKRTHAYPLFEKVYQISYEGLPPKALVQGL